The Branchiostoma floridae strain S238N-H82 chromosome 12, Bfl_VNyyK, whole genome shotgun sequence genome segment AAACATTTTGGCCGttttaaaaaatacaggttttcgTTCTCCCTAGCAGGAAACTGGACCTTTCTGAGCAAAAATTGCCCATGAAGAAAAAAGAACTGTAAGACGTGAGTGAAAATGGCAACTCAAATACTGTTCCCTTCCTTTTTATAATGACATTACTTTGCACTTTGCTTAGAAAGTTATGTCGTCAGTAGCGTggctgtgtttgttgttgttcgaGTTTTTATTCTGCTGTTGCATATTTAGATTAAAGATTCAACGTTAGAAATGCTGTTAAATCAATATTAAGGCATTTGGTATGTATGATTCCATGCCCCTTGCGGTTTACTTTGATATTGCCGACTATGTGTTTCtgcattaggccacaccgaatttatttgttgcttctcggatttttttcagacaaaTATTGGACCAACAGGTTGAACAATTCTTTTTTTCGAAAAAGTCCggggtgaagatatacggcctataaaataatttaaaaaaaacagcctgaggagtttagtggcacgttttatacaatgaatttcttcctttgatttgttactaatatTCTGaaaaaaggcattgtttttggactgaaattatgtgtatgtggctctgtaTGTTAATATTTATAGGTTTGTGATGGCAAAACCTGCATTATTTTTTCTCGGGACTTACTTTTTTTGACAGGCGAATGTCagaagcaagaaataaaattggtgtggccatatATCACCATGACGTcagctactgtaacaataaCCTTTCTTACGGTAGTATATGGTAATGCATGCCTAATAGAGGGACTAGTGACGTCATCTGTTGTACCTTCGGGCAGTTTCTACAGTTGTTAGACCGGTTTTAGCCAGTCAAGCaaagaaaaactacaaataATGGCTTTGAGGGAATAACATTTAGATCTAAGCTAGGCGTGGCCTGTTACACCCAGTGAGACATACAAGATTTTTCTTATATCTCTGCATGGCTTCGTTGAAATAATTCAATTTTTTGGGGGAGGGGTACTTAACGTAGAGTCTACAGAGGCCTGTCACTGTCTTTGAAACAGCTACTTGCTGTAAACATTATGGAAAAACGGTCATATGCATAACCCAGACTccctcccccccccaaaaaaaaccctAAACAATAAAATCTTACAAGGTTCGCATTCACTGACTCTTACCACAATACGTTTTATGACTAGTTGTCTAGATAGCTACAAAAGACATGACGTTTAGACGATCTTTTTACCGTGGTGCTAGAATAACCTTGGCACACAACGAGGATCGACCTCGTCCCTTGGACACGCCCAATAGACAAGACGTGTAAAAGTCGCCACAAAATGTGCATTCCAGGTgtgttttaaacattttcacAGCATTGGAAGAACTATCGCTTTGTGCACATTTTGAAAAAGCTTGCTATAACGGTGCAAATTGCAAATACTGAAGCGAGAGATTTGTTTAACCattgaaaatcaaaacaatttgTCTCTTCAACATTTGCCTGTTTAACCTTTTGGTTTTATAATGTATAAAACACACTCACCTGTGTTGTAGGTTTTGGTGAAACAGCCCGGGAAGAAGTTGAACAGGAGGTTGCCAGTTACCGACCTTCCTTCACAAATGCTAGAAGAAAAGTGGGGGTCGGGGACGGAGAAAACCGGTTTTTGTACACACGGTGAACCTATAATAACACACAGGGCGTTCCTATCTGGAGCTGTACACTGCCATACCTCACCTGTAATGTGGGGCTCGAAACTCATTCCTTGGAGTAGGTGCACTAATGCATACAAGTTAAGGTGTAGAGAAAGAATGGGTGCACAACGTTAACAGTAACTGAAGTTCAATCTTAACAAAATCTGCCAAAATTACGTCAAAAATTGCGAAAAACCCATCTTGAATAGCTTTTTTTCTTGACAATCAAAGaatgtggtacatgtactaagtgTATAGTATTATCTTCACGCAAATGTACCTAACCCAACACAAATTTTATCTAGATGTATCAGTGTACACACAGTCGATATGTAGGTGCAAAACGCCAACTATAGGTGCACAAAAGTGCCTCTGCAGTATTCTGCAccaagtatttcgagccctgtctaaTGTCAGACAAGGCTGAGACACCTTAACTATAGTAATGTAACCCTTGCAGTCATTAAAAATTCATGCCGAAATGGGAAATGGTCACGCTATGACTTTTAAAGAATAAAAATAGTTGACCTGCATTGTCTATATATAAAATCTCGCACCTTGAGAAGATGTTTGGACTGTGTTCATGTGAGTGTTAAGTATTCGATAATGACGACTTGTGTGAAGAATGTGATAATGAGTAGGTGTTGACATTTGAATGCACAATCATGGCAATCTCAAACGGTTGTACTGAGAGAAAAAATCTAttattatcaataatatataCAACTGTActacttacatttttcattCTAAGTAAAGTAATCAACGTTTGAGTCTGTTAattattcattttgttttaccCGGGAGTGATACACGGGCGAAACAATTACATGATGATTGAGTTAGCATTCAGGCGAGTCGATGACTCAGCTTCAGCGTGTCAATGACATTTGGTGATGTTGACTACTGTAGCTAAACTTCGACCTTCGACCTTTGACCGTGATGTCACAGACGATGAGTTGAAACCTGTTAGATTGGTAGTCTGGGTATCATGCTCTACTGAGTCGCGATTTACATTGACTGCGGTCTCCTTTTATTGtcataaattgaatatagaaacaggAAGATACCACAATGTAGGctctgaccaaaggttctgcctagggctgggtaccggtgcagaaaattcaggtccaggtccggttcaggtccagaggatcaggtccaggtccggacctgaactttgacctgattcagtatgactcataccaatggtccatttcactacaaagaaatctgtttggtggagtattagacttacactggcgttttaaaatcctacaacgctatttgcacctgtgcgattggctgtaaaacttagtagaaattactataaactctactctacttcactcttgttattttcttccacctgcaagcgccaaaacgtgtgaatgcctgataaaataatctgttaattttctaatcggtccaacatccggtccacctaatcttttcagttttgtaccggtacgctgtaccgatacccagccctagttctgcccattttgtccaaagcaaattgaaaatgaatttcacttcGTCATGGAGTGATTTTTGTGTCATATGTTACGCAATGAGTTTTTCACATTTCTATATCTAAATACTAGAGATTTCAAGATGctagataccagaagtagatttgactatatatTAAGATCCGAGTGCTCCAGTATCAGAGCACATTTTCATCCTAGGTGACTTTAATGCTAGGGTGGGCACGATACCTTCTTCCAGAATAAAGCTATTCACAAAGCATCCTGGCGACACCCCAGGTCGCAACGCTGGCACCAGCTGGACCTTGTCATTACACGACGTACTTCCCTAAACAGTGTGTGCAATACAAGAGCATACCACAGCGCAGACTGTGATACTGACCACTCTCTTATTGCCGCAAGGATAAAGCTAAGACCTAAAAAATTGCACCACATGAAGAAGAAAGGCCAGCCTAAAATTGACGTCAGTAAGACTATGCTACCTGACAGAAACCAGAAATTTCTAGAATGCCTTGAAGGAACTTTGAACAACATCCAACCACAGGATGCAGAGCACAGGTGGGAAACACTGAGCAAAACCATATACAGTGCAGCAGCCCAGTCGTATGGAAAGAAGGAGCGAAAGAATACAGACTGGTTTGAAGCATACATATCAGAGTTGGAACCTGTCATGGATACAAAACGCAAAGCCCTGGTTTCCTACAAGCAAAATCCCAGCAGTCAAAACTTACAAGCATTAAAAGCTGCCCGACAGGAAGCCCAGCGGGCCTCACGTCGTTGTGCAAACAACTACTGGCTCCTGTTGTCAGAGCGCATCCAGCTTGCTTCAGCAACTGGAGACATCAGGAGGATGTACGAGGGCATCAAACAAGCCACGGGCAAACCAATTAAAAAGAGTGCACCCCTCAAAGCAAAGTCAGGAGAGATCATCactgacaaagacaaacaaatggcACGTTGGGTAGAACATTACCTGGACATTTACTCAACAGAAAACTCAGTCTCACAAGATGCACTTGACAATATTGAAGACTTCTCTGTCCTCGCAGAGCTGGACGCTGACCCTACCATTGAGGAGTTGAGTAAAGCCattgattccatgtcaaatGGGAAAGCGCCTGGTGAAGACAATATCCCAGCTGAGATCATAAAGAGTGGGAAATCTGTCTTGCTGGAACCACTACATGAGCTACTACGTCTATGCTGGAAAGAGGGCAAAGTACCTCAGTCAATGCGAAACTCCAAGATAGTCACTCTGTATAAGAATAAGGGAGACCGTACGGATTGCAACAGCTATAGAGGCATCTCTCTGCTAAGCATTGTGGGAAAAGTCTTTGCCAAAGTGGTCCTTACCAGGCTCCAGGTTCTGGCAGACCGGGTCTACCCGGAATCCCAGTGCGGCTTCCGAGCCGAGAGGTCCACAACTGACATGATATTCTCCGTACGTCAGCTTCAGGAGAAGTGCCGCGAACAGCAGAGGCCACTATACATCGCCTTTATCGACTTGACGAAGGCGTTCGACCTTGTTAGCAGAAGAGGTTTATTCCAACTGCTGAGGAAGATTGGTTGTCCCCCACAGCTGCTAGACATCATCATCTCCTTCCATGAGGACATGAAGGGTGTGGTCAGTTTCGACGGGGAAACCTCTGAGCCCTTTGCAATTCGGTCAGGTGTGAAACAAGGGTGTGTGCTGGCCCCGACCCTGTTCGGGATTTTCTTTTCTCTGCTGTTGAAGTCTGCCTTCGGTCACTCAACTCAAGGTGTCCACCTACACACCCGCAGTGATGGGAAGCTGTTCAACCTGGCCCGACTGAGAGCCAAGACAAAGGTCCGCTCAGTACTGATCAGGGACATGTTGTTTGCCGACGATGCAGCACTGGTCGCACATGTTGAAGATGAGCTGCAACAGTTGCTCAACCAGTTTGCCCATGCGTGCAGTGAATTTGCGCTGACCATcagcataaagaaaacagtagtCATGGGCCAGGATGTTCCACAGCCACCCGTCGTCACCATAGGCTCGGAAGTGCTTGAAGTGACAGATCACTTCACGTATCTTGGATCGACGGTTACTAGCAACCTGTCTTTAGACAAGGAAATTGACAGACGGATAGCTAGGGCGGCAGGCGTGATGACCAAGCTCGGAACGAGAGTGTGGAACAATAGCCACCTGACGCTTAACACAAAACTTGAAGTATACCGTTCTTGTGTACTCAGTACGCTTCTGTATGGTAGCGAGACCTGGACTACATATGCCAAACAGGAAAACCGCCTTGAAAGCTTCCATCTTCGTTGCTTAAGGCGCATTCTTGGGATTTCTTGGAGGGACAGAGTACCCAACACCACTGTTCTGGAACGCTCCTGCTCCCTGAGCATCCATCTTCTCCTCTGTCAGCGACGTCTACGCTGGCTGGGACACGTATCCCGAATGAAAGATGGACGCATCCCGAAGGACATCCTGTTTGGTGAACTAGCGACAGGAAAACGGCCAGTAGGACGACCGGCACTGCCCTTTAGAGATGTCTGTAAGCGTGATCTGAAGCTAACTGACATTGACCCAGCTAGCTGGGAACAGATTGCAGCAGACCGCAACAGATGGCGTCACACGGTCAAGGATGGTCTTGCAAAGGGCCAGGAAAGACGTACAGAGCATCTTGAGTCAAGGAGACGCAAACGTAAAGAGAAACCGCAACAGGGGTACCCCTCTGCCTTCATATGTCCAAACTGTGGCCGCGACTGCCATGCCAGGATCGGTCTACAGAGCCACAGTAGACGCTGTCAACCACCGTGACCTgatacagagcgctaccatcatctggaaagatggaaggatgcctacccTAAGATCCGACAACCCTCATAATGATAAAATAGGTCAAATACATAATAGATTGCTTTGTAATTAGAAAGGATAGTGACACTCATGTCTAGCCCCATGCCTGATTGTATGGAGCGTATGCTATACtgtttagttagtagagttttaagatttattatGTATCCaattcatttcctttttttgtagtttatagttgagcatacaaaagtcactgtacattttgtcatgtcaataaagtttgatttatCACTACAAACCAGTCAAGCATATATTAACTTCATATCAATTATGCATTTAATGTCATCTCTCAAGTCCTGATATTTCACATTAGGCCCCCTTTACCCAGCCTTTACAGGATAACtatgtatcatataatgttTTACTTAGTTTGAAGGATTTTTGTGTAATCCGTCGAAATTAGAAATCAGAGGTGATGGTAAAGAAAGAACATACGACACAGTGTATTCcgatattatgttttattttcccaTAGCAAGTCCCCAACACCATAAACATAGTTTGCTAGTATTGCATGATGATAACTGATGACCGTACCTGACCTTTCGTTCCCACATGTTACCTACCCGAGCGGTATTGTGTATTTGTAATCAGAAACCGAAGTTTTGACAGAATCTGGGATAGAATGGTTTGACCCACTTTAATAGCTTATTACAATGCTATATCTTCTTTAAAAAAGGAGATCTGAAAATCACTAGAATATCACCAAAAGCTCATCTTGGTATTGTAGTGTATACCAATGTAGAATAGATCCTTATATGGCGTGTCAACATGGTGACGCATCAGAAGAAACTTGTGACCATCTTCACAAACTCCTCGATGTCCACTTGGCCGTCGGAGTTGGAGTCAGCGATCCGGACCAGCTCCGCGATGGTCTCCGGGGACAGCTCCATCCCGACCACTCCCGACATGCCTTCCTTCAGTTCTTCCTGGGACAGGGAACCGTCGCCGTTCTGTAATAATCAAACCAACCAGCAGATGTATCAATcagccaatcaatcaatcgatcagtTAATCGATCTACCAACTCAACTGATCGATCACTGAATCCGGTCATGCCTTCTTTCAGTTCAACATGAGACAGGAAACCGTCGTTCTGTAACGGGCAAACTGACGATCATATGTATCAGTCAATCAGCCAATAAAAATCAATAGATAAATCAAATTATCAATAGATTAATTAGATAAGAATgtataaaatcaatcaatcaatcaatcaatcaacctaTGAATGgataaagaagaagaacttcATTGCCCAATAACAATTgtaacaagtacaatgtatgccaATCTGGATATACATGGGACTTAAATTATGTACTATTGTTAGAATTTAACAACTAATTTAATCTAATAGCTGAGTTTAATCTTGTTGATTTTATACAAGCTAgtacaaaaatgaatgaaagaatggatggattagtcaatcaatcaatcaatgaatcgcACGCAACCATCCTAATTTGATGATATTGATATCATCTTTTCATAATCATACAATATTGGTAGGTGGCATAAATcgatagaaaataaaacaaaatttcgTAAAATCTTATTATCCTTGGTTTTATTTCCATACCTTGTCTATCTTGTTGAAAGCGGCCACCATCGCTTCCTGAGTCTCATCCGGGTTCCTTAAAGCCTTCTTTATCTCCTCCAAGGATTTCACGACTCGAGTGAAGTCTTTAAGATCCATGACTCCGTCCGCATTGCGCTGGCGTTCCCTGATCATGGCCTATGTAACATATaacattttttgtacaaaaaactcaataaacgCAATATTGAAGCCACATCATACATAACAGCGACAGTAAAAGTGCCTCTCAACTGATTTCTGTGTTCGAAATGatattgttttgcaacaaaaatgGTTACTTGTTTGGCTAGCTTGGCTGGCTTTATGACGTGAAATACATTGCACCATAATCCTTAAGAATGTTTGAAACAAATTAAACTAGAAATTTTAGCATACTCAGACTCTCTGTCCGTGTTGATTTGATGAAATTGAGAATCTAAGGACCTtggcaaattttgtccttttgtatCAAACCATTTACAGCATACAATATAGTTAAAActttattcatttttggaaacaaTCAAGACGCGATGGGCAcgcggatgttatccataaaatataATCAAAATGGCCTAACAACAAGAGGAAACCTTAGTTACCGAGACTAGTTTGTTGGTCCAGGGGAGGTCCATCTCCTTCACCACGTTCTTCAGCTCCTGTGCAGAGATGGACCCGTCCTT includes the following:
- the LOC118427507 gene encoding calmodulin-4-like — protein: MADIQALFDKYDENKDGSISAQELKNVVKEMDLPWTNKLVSAMIRERQRNADGVMDLKDFTRVVKSLEEIKKALRNPDETQEAMVAAFNKIDKNGDGSLSQEELKEGMSGVVGMELSPETIAELVRIADSNSDGQVDIEEFVKMVTSFF